From Micromonospora echinaurantiaca:
CGCTGCAGCACCTCGGAGAAGGTGACCGAGTCGAACTTGCTGGCGGTCGGGTCGACCCGGGGGTCGGCGGTGTAGACGCCGTCGACGCCGTTCTTGCTCATCAGCACCACGTCGGCGCGGATCTCCAGCGCGCGCTGGGCGGCCACCGTGTCGGTGGAGAAGTACGGCATCCCGGCGCCCGCGCCGAAGATCACCACGCGGCCCTTCTCCAGGTGCCGGATCGCGCGCAGCGGGATGTACGGCTCGGCGACCTGGGCCATCGTGATCGCGCTCTGCACGCGGGTCTCGATGCCCTCCTTCTCCAGGAAGTCCTGCAACGCGAGGCAGTTCATCACCGTGCCGAGCATGCCCATGTAGTCGGCCCGGGCCCGGTCCATGCCGCGCTTCTGCAACTCGGCGCCGCGGAAGAAGTTGCCGCCGCCGACCACCACGGAGAC
This genomic window contains:
- the pyrH gene encoding UMP kinase: MTQVVSDRTLAADDPTAPPPGRARRVVLKLSGEVFGGGAVGVDPDVVQAVARQIATVARRGVQVSVVVGGGNFFRGAELQKRGMDRARADYMGMLGTVMNCLALQDFLEKEGIETRVQSAITMAQVAEPYIPLRAIRHLEKGRVVIFGAGAGMPYFSTDTVAAQRALEIRADVVLMSKNGVDGVYTADPRVDPTASKFDSVTFSEVLQRNLRVADAAAFSLCMENGLPMLVFGAQGDDTIIRAVAGEKIGTLITA